One Pseudodesulfovibrio cashew DNA window includes the following coding sequences:
- a CDS encoding murein transglycosylase A: MTVSPPVDPTPAPAPAKAVPSYVPISEEKAEILSEDLSFGSQGLESWEAMKPGLEDSLGYILDRPENAVCVRRPGLTLTWGQLGDSVAELLALLPRLEGEPELVGERFQWLKVAPGTLLTGYYEPWLEASLTRQGPFQYPLYGVPDDLRVIDLGAFHRRWKGQSLVYRMGEKGIKPYHDREAIDGEGALDGEGSEIAWAKDPVDVFFLQIQGSGRLVLPDGRVKHILYGGRNGRRYVSLGKVLIKKGYVPRDEMSMQRIRQFLDANPEKARELMFRNPSYVFFRLSDKGPYGAMGSILTPRLSVAVDRNMIPLGGVCVLKTALQDSGRGDAEDFLSLVLAQDTGGAIQGTRMDLFCGSGEKAELLAGHLQEDSEVFLLVSRRVMEPALNKG; the protein is encoded by the coding sequence ATGACCGTTTCGCCGCCGGTGGACCCGACGCCTGCTCCGGCCCCTGCCAAAGCCGTCCCTTCCTATGTTCCCATATCCGAGGAAAAGGCCGAGATTCTCTCTGAGGACCTTTCGTTTGGTTCTCAGGGCCTTGAGTCATGGGAGGCCATGAAGCCCGGCCTTGAGGACAGTCTTGGATATATCCTTGACCGCCCCGAGAATGCTGTCTGCGTTCGTCGTCCCGGACTGACCCTCACCTGGGGGCAGCTCGGAGACAGCGTGGCGGAACTGCTGGCGTTGCTGCCTCGGCTCGAAGGCGAGCCGGAGCTGGTCGGCGAACGGTTCCAGTGGCTCAAGGTGGCGCCGGGGACTCTCCTGACTGGGTACTACGAGCCGTGGCTGGAGGCTTCCCTGACGCGTCAGGGGCCGTTCCAGTATCCGCTCTATGGCGTGCCCGACGACCTGCGGGTCATCGACCTGGGCGCGTTTCACCGCCGATGGAAGGGGCAGTCGCTCGTCTATAGGATGGGTGAGAAGGGCATCAAGCCGTATCATGACCGGGAAGCCATAGACGGGGAGGGCGCCCTGGATGGCGAAGGCAGCGAGATCGCCTGGGCCAAGGACCCGGTGGACGTGTTTTTTCTCCAGATTCAAGGGTCCGGACGTCTGGTCCTGCCGGATGGAAGGGTCAAGCACATCCTGTATGGCGGGCGAAATGGCCGCCGGTATGTCTCGCTGGGCAAGGTATTGATCAAGAAGGGGTATGTGCCCCGTGACGAGATGTCCATGCAGCGCATCAGGCAGTTCCTCGATGCCAACCCGGAAAAGGCCAGGGAACTGATGTTCCGCAATCCGAGCTACGTTTTCTTCAGGCTGTCGGATAAGGGGCCGTACGGGGCCATGGGCTCCATCCTTACTCCCCGGTTGAGCGTGGCCGTCGACAGGAACATGATTCCGCTGGGTGGTGTCTGCGTACTCAAGACCGCTCTTCAGGATTCCGGGAGAGGGGACGCCGAGGACTTTCTTTCCCTGGTGCTTGCCCAGGACACGGGCGGGGCCATCCAGGGGACGCGAATGGACCTGTTTTGCGGCTCCGGAGAAAAGGCGGAGTTGCTGGCCGGGCACCTGCAGGAGGATTCCGAGGTCTTTCTGCTGGTCAGCCGCCGGGTCATGGAACCCGCGCTAAACAAAGGATAA
- a CDS encoding glutamate synthase translates to MCRLFALTSRDPVSPMLAIDALNVMKEGHDGSGVGLYLSGLGGPFEDLKEYPVLSGIFTDAGLRRLSEYMTEKGFSSKYSVMFKPDTEPPVGTPKRGTYASIAYELPPEWKDLDKDDLGERLVKTRLELRAEGEQTGDIMVFSFWPDTIMIKEVGDPMAIGEYLQLGREEIHARHILAQGRQNTNYAINLYACHPFFIEGIGTMTNGENTAFIPIKEYLQSRGVTGYQGYQSDSEVFTHIAHFTTKKLGLDISAYKHVITPMNDDEMKDHQDREFLSSLKKACRKLIIDGPNCVIGCLENGTMFMAQDRKKLRPGVVGGNPELGMYAFSSEICGLNAAIPDRDKSQDFQPMHLDTAIVGPDCREVVKCSQKDPLLLQR, encoded by the coding sequence ATGTGTCGTTTATTTGCGCTCACAAGCCGCGACCCGGTTTCACCCATGCTCGCCATCGACGCCCTCAATGTAATGAAGGAAGGGCATGACGGATCGGGTGTCGGGTTGTACCTCAGCGGTCTTGGCGGCCCCTTTGAAGACCTGAAAGAGTATCCTGTCCTCTCGGGCATTTTCACCGACGCCGGTCTACGGCGTCTTTCCGAATACATGACGGAGAAGGGCTTCAGTTCCAAGTATTCCGTCATGTTCAAGCCGGACACCGAACCGCCGGTGGGCACTCCCAAGCGTGGCACCTACGCGTCCATTGCCTATGAATTGCCTCCCGAATGGAAGGACCTGGACAAGGACGACCTCGGTGAGCGGCTGGTGAAGACTCGCCTGGAACTCCGGGCCGAGGGTGAGCAGACCGGCGACATCATGGTTTTTTCCTTCTGGCCTGATACCATCATGATTAAGGAAGTGGGCGACCCCATGGCCATCGGAGAGTACCTCCAGTTGGGACGCGAAGAGATTCATGCCCGCCACATTCTGGCCCAGGGCAGGCAGAACACCAACTACGCCATTAATCTCTACGCCTGCCACCCCTTCTTCATCGAGGGTATCGGCACCATGACCAACGGCGAGAACACCGCCTTCATACCTATCAAGGAATACCTCCAGTCCCGTGGTGTCACCGGATACCAGGGCTACCAGTCGGATTCCGAGGTGTTCACCCACATCGCTCACTTCACCACCAAGAAGCTGGGGCTCGACATCTCCGCCTACAAGCACGTCATCACCCCTATGAATGACGATGAGATGAAGGACCACCAGGACCGGGAATTCCTCTCCAGCCTGAAGAAGGCCTGCCGCAAGCTGATCATCGACGGCCCCAACTGCGTGATCGGTTGCCTGGAGAACGGAACCATGTTCATGGCTCAGGACCGCAAGAAGCTGCGCCCAGGCGTGGTCGGCGGCAATCCCGAGCTCGGCATGTACGCATTCTCCTCGGAGATATGCGGACTGAATGCTGCCATTCCCGATCGTGACAAAAGTCAAGATTTCCAACCTATGCATCTCGATACGGCCATCGTAGGACCCGATTGCCGGGAGGTTGTCAAATGCTCTCAGAAAGACCCATTACTCCTTCAACGCTAA
- a CDS encoding type II toxin-antitoxin system HicB family antitoxin codes for MQYVALFHKEKKGYGVTFPDFPECTTFGEDLDEAVDQAHEALALYLEYFLENGGTLPDPTPKKSLLALPENNESKAINIAVQGDGSDFEEFEVTMHAHLLSRIEKYCTLYGVSPADFFAVASREAIRNDVFSE; via the coding sequence ATGCAATATGTCGCGCTCTTCCATAAGGAAAAGAAAGGGTATGGAGTGACCTTTCCGGATTTCCCGGAATGCACTACTTTTGGCGAGGACCTGGATGAGGCCGTTGATCAGGCGCATGAAGCCCTGGCCCTATACCTCGAGTATTTTTTGGAAAATGGCGGGACATTACCCGACCCCACCCCCAAGAAATCCCTGTTGGCGCTTCCGGAGAACAACGAGAGTAAGGCCATCAACATAGCCGTGCAGGGTGACGGGTCGGACTTCGAAGAGTTCGAAGTGACCATGCACGCCCATCTGCTTTCGCGAATTGAGAAGTACTGTACCCTCTATGGTGTGTCTCCGGCGGATTTTTTTGCCGTGGCCTCGCGTGAGGCTATCCGGAACGACGTCTTTTCCGAGTAG